Sequence from the Amaranthus tricolor cultivar Red isolate AtriRed21 chromosome 1, ASM2621246v1, whole genome shotgun sequence genome:
TCTGAGCAACAAAATCGGACAGCAAACCCTACATTCATTGAGGTCACGAACACCACTTCTCACGGTGGTTCTGCAACCCTATTCGGCGTCCCCTCTCTTGATTCTAGCATTGGAGTTTCTGAAATCTGGTAAGGAAACAATCTCCATCTTCAATTCTTGTCTAATTCTTGAAATAAGAACAATAGGCATTTCACCAAAACTCCTAATGATTTACTCAATGAAACTGAAACAGCCGCAGCCTCGAACAATATTTGCAATTTCGAACCACAATCGCAACtttcaattttctgattttgtcgCCTATCAAGATTGGTAAGTTCTATACTTCTATCTATCAGACTTATGTAATTCTAAAAGTTTTAGATCATTGTTTCTGTTTTCATTGCATTTCTTTTCTGAGCAAAGAGACTTGTCAAAAGGGACCAAATCATATTTTCTTGATTATAACCGATTTAGCCTTTTGATTAAACAAACGAGATCTAGTAGCAAATTAGTGAATGTTGTGTTTTGTTTGTCGAGTCTCGAAGGCTAATAAGAAATTATGAATTAAGGAAATTCTGGTTTTGCTGAAGTGATGTTAGATATTGGTGAAAGAATTGAATAATTGGTGATCGTAATTGAAGTAGATTCTTTGGAAATCATTGATTTTGGGAGGAATATTGGTTGTTTTAGTAGATGAACAAGGTGATATTCGTGAAGGATCATTAGATTCTTTAGTggattattgatcatggatatCAATT
This genomic interval carries:
- the LOC130817276 gene encoding uncharacterized protein LOC130817276; the encoded protein is MKQVLHPLLDSNSFLPFSFFSEQQNRTANPTFIEVTNTTSHGGSATLFGVPSLDSSIGVSEICRSLEQYLQFRTTIATFNFLILSPIKIVCLQIRTSREWWISGVD